From one Danio rerio strain Tuebingen ecotype United States chromosome 19, GRCz12tu, whole genome shotgun sequence genomic stretch:
- the gja9b gene encoding gap junction protein alpha 9b: MGDWNFLGGILEEVHIHSTMVGKIWLTILFIFRMLVLGVAAEDVWNDEQSDFICNTEQPGCRNVCYDQAFPVSLIRYWVLQVIFVSSPSLVYMGHAIYKLRALEKQRHCQRVTLRRELETVEPELMETRRRIERELRQLEQGKLNKAPLRGSLLRTYLAHVLTRCVLEVCFMMCQYLLYGHRLQPLYKCDRQPCPNVVDCFVSRPTEKSLFMVFMQGIAAVSLFLSLLELLHLAYKKLKKGLRDHCPALRDGPADSSAPNRNSVGQQARKATMPMALSGYTALLEKQGNGPTYPSIIHPLSAFVPIQGPSAPDMENRDALRSPLEHNSSNNTSSGSRSPLVQERGPAASPSDYHTLPQTDSLPLIATLPLTDPLPQMDLFPLRDASSCPAVLHKQRRVSPPWNCSTVMESTGSDSGDSSSGGLSQGRRTRCGRSVSRSDLRLTPDSQPHCAAESPSLSPQRQRPAIGSSRRADLQI; this comes from the coding sequence ATGGGGGACTGGAACTTCCTGGGGGGGATTCTGGAGGAGGTGCACATCCACTCCACTATGGTGGGAAAGATCTGGCTCACCATCCTCTTCATCTTCCGCATGCTGGTGCTGGGCGTTGCGGCGGAGGACGTGTGGAACGATGAGCAGTCCGACTTCATCTGCAACACTGAGCAGCCCGGCTGCCGCAACGTCTGCTATGACCAGGCCTTCCCAGTGTCCCTGATCCGCTACTGGGTGCTGCAGGTTATCTTCGTGTCCTCACCCTCGCTGGTCTACATGGGCCATGCCATCTACAAGCTGCGCGCCCTGGAGAAGCAGCGCCACTGCCAGCGTGTGACCCTGCGGCGGGAGCTGGAGACGGTGGAGCCGGAGCTGATGGAGACGCGGCGGCGCATCGAACGGGAGCTGCGGCAGCTGGAGCAGGGCAAGCTGAACAAGGCTCCGCTGCGGGGCTCGCTGCTGCGCACATATCTGGCCCACGTGCTGACCCGCTGCGTGCTGGAGGTCTGCTTCATGATGTGCCAGTATCTGCTATATGGACACCGGCTGCAGCCGCTCTACAAGTGCGACCGGCAGCCGTGCCCAAACGTGGTGGACTGCTTTGTGTCTCGGCCCACGGAGAAAAGCCTGTTCATGGTGTTCATGCAGGGCATCGCGGCGGTGTCGCTGTTCCTGAGCCTGCTGGAGCTCCTGCATCTGGCCTATAAGAAGCTGAAAAAGGGGCTGCGGGACCACTGCCCTGCCCTCAGAGACGGGCCAGCGGACTCCAGTGCCCCCAATAGGAACTCTGTGGGACAGCAGGCTCGCAAGGCCACCATGCCCATGGCACTCAGTGGGTACACCGCACTGCTGGAGAAACAGGGCAATGGCCCCACGTACCCCTCAATCATACACCCGCTGTCTGCCTTTGTGCCGATCCAGGGCCCGTCAGCACCAGACATGGAAAACCGGGATGCCCTGCGCAGCCCGCTGGAACACAACAGCTCCAACAACACCAGCAGCGGGTCCCGGTCTCCATTGGTGCAGGAGCGTGGTCCAGCTGCGTCCCCCAGCGACTACCACACGCTCCCCCAGACAGACTCCTTGCCCCTGATAGCCACACTCCCCCTGACGGACCCCCTGCCCCAGATGGATTTGTTCCCCTTGAGGGATGCAAGCTCTTGTCCAGCTGTCCTGCACAAGCAGCGGCGGGTCAGTCCGCCCTGGAACTGCAGCACTGTGATGGAGAGCACCGGCTCGGACAGCGGAGACTCCAGCAGTGGTGGGCTCAGTCAGGGAAGGAGGACTCGCTGTGGCCGGTCCGTGTCCCGCTCAGACCTGCGGCTCACGCCGGACTCACAGCCTCACTGTGCTGCAGAAAGCCCCTCACTCTCACCCCAGCGGCAGCGGCCAGCGATAGGCAGCAGCAGACGGGCAGACCTGCAGATCTGA
- the srsf10b gene encoding serine and arginine rich splicing factor 10b — protein sequence MSRYMRPPNSSLFVRNISDESRPEDLRREFGRYGPIVDVYIPLDFYSRRPRGFAYIQFEDVRDAEDALHNLDRKWVCGRQIEIQFAQGDRKTPGQMKNKERSSPRSSRYEDSDRRRRSRSRSYDRRRSRSPSYDRRRRRSDSPRESRGRTHSRRSREHDRHRGSTRDHHRSRTDAASRSRSPSRSRARGGRRESDGARSHTHSASPQQNHSTAENKHSAGDDTHIHTRSASRSRSRSRSWAGRKSWGH from the exons GCCGGAGGATCTGCGGCGAGAGTTCGGCCGATACGGGCCCATTGTGGACGTCTACATCCCGCTGGACTTCTACTCGCGCCGGCCTAGAGGATTCGCCTACATCCA ATTTGAAGATGTCCGAGATGCAGAGGACGCCCTGCACAACCTGGACCGCAAGTGGGTGTGTGGACGGCAGATCGAGATCCAGTTCGCTCAGGGAGACCGAaaga ctccGGGTCAGATGAAGAATAAGGAACGCTCATCTCCGCGCAGCTCTCGATACGAGGACTCGGACCGGCGCAGACGCTCGCGCAGCCGCAGCTACGACAGACGCCGTTCCCGCAGCCCGTCATACGACAGGCGCCGCCGCCGCTCCGACAGCCCgcgaga GTCCAGAGGAAGAACACACAGCAGACGCAGCCGAGAGCAtgacag GCACCGGGGGTCTACACGTGACCACCATCGCTCCCGAACTGATGCCGCGTCCCGCAGCCGCAGCCCGTCCCGCTCCAGAGCCCGCGGGGGCCGGCGGGAGTCAGACGGGgcccgctcacacacacactctgccagCCCACAGCAGAACCACAGCACAGCAGAGAACAAGCACAGCGCAGGGgacgacacacacatacacacacgctctGCATCTCGCTCGCGCTCGCGCTCCCGCTCCTGGGCCGGACGCAAATCCTGGGGCCACTGA
- the srsf10b gene encoding serine and arginine rich splicing factor 10b isoform X1: protein MKNKERSSPRSSRYEDSDRRRRSRSRSYDRRRSRSPSYDRRRRRSDSPRESRGRTHSRRSREHDRHRGSTRDHHRSRTDAASRSRSPSRSRARGGRRESDGARSHTHSASPQQNHSTAENKHSAGDDTHIHTRSASRSRSRSRSWAGRKSWGH, encoded by the exons ATGAAGAATAAGGAACGCTCATCTCCGCGCAGCTCTCGATACGAGGACTCGGACCGGCGCAGACGCTCGCGCAGCCGCAGCTACGACAGACGCCGTTCCCGCAGCCCGTCATACGACAGGCGCCGCCGCCGCTCCGACAGCCCgcgaga GTCCAGAGGAAGAACACACAGCAGACGCAGCCGAGAGCAtgacag GCACCGGGGGTCTACACGTGACCACCATCGCTCCCGAACTGATGCCGCGTCCCGCAGCCGCAGCCCGTCCCGCTCCAGAGCCCGCGGGGGCCGGCGGGAGTCAGACGGGgcccgctcacacacacactctgccagCCCACAGCAGAACCACAGCACAGCAGAGAACAAGCACAGCGCAGGGgacgacacacacatacacacacgctctGCATCTCGCTCGCGCTCGCGCTCCCGCTCCTGGGCCGGACGCAAATCCTGGGGCCACTGA